A genomic window from Ischnura elegans chromosome 10, ioIscEleg1.1, whole genome shotgun sequence includes:
- the LOC124167205 gene encoding uncharacterized protein LOC124167205 isoform X1: MRLYYFQTRMLRPISSLVMVGGKQTYWNEDWSKELHFSCFSPKTSTALKHGLPEGKPTSFYCSVCCKTNQLGNMGRGALTKHLSSTHHNTAVENKKSCYGIKIFCLPSAKKVTTATPSTSTSASVNPTAAAPGSSASGGTAEDPRDDPDDPTPASPACTCSCPCARCTNEVIAVPKTAGLQGLNTWLMKQDTTKAEILWCIYCVTSHTSLSSGGKAVQLFPTMFPDSMIAAKMELGRNKIAYSLVHGLAPHFHDVITSKLTKLDFVVVLFDESLNKCSQKTQMDLAIKFWCDDQNETVTKYYDSVFLGRSRATDLISAYCTAIPRSVQSHVLMVGMDGPNVNVKFLKDLQIYMKTEFGEDEPLLLLMGSCGLHVVHNSFKEGVSKCGWNIVMFLRALYNIFKNVPARRSKYTEWTGSTTFPNKYCAVRWLNNAPGADNCIKILPNVKTFIEKVRTGPEEDKIKSAGFLYVAKAVEDKMLGPKLAFFSYVARLVEPFLTTYQTNDPMAPFLHTDLSNLVSNLLRHFVKNDYVNRKSDVCKVDITNEDNLIPVKNFNFSFSVKDALKKVQVSTPEMLKFKEECVLLLKAMVSKILEKAPLNYKLCRAITFCDPELISHSKTAVSTRLNGFLEQLHSRNWLPASECDTILSDFKVLCDKQVFANACQEYDRQRQRLDHFWRGIWDRYKCSDGLVKVIKMALIISHGQAFIERGFSINKEIIVENQLDMSLVAQRQVYDSVNAAGGVENIKISAEMINRFRHARSEYEEAKKQRRSEDAEVEKKRTHEKMIGTEVKELQAKKMKVLASSQKEADAIDEEIKKLTGTF, encoded by the exons ATGagattgtattattttcagaccCGAATGCTGAGGCCCATTTCGTCTCTAGTCATGGTCGGGGGAAAGCAGACGTATTGGAACGAGGATTGGTCAAAGGAGCTTCATTTCAGCTGCTTCTCACCAAAGACTTCGACTGCATTAAAGCATGGATTGCCAGAAGGAAAACCAACATCTTTCTACTGCTCGGTGTGCTGCAAGACGAATCAACTCGGCAACATGGGTCGCGGTGCCCTGACTAAACACCTGTCATCAACCCACCACAATACTGCCGTCGAGAACAAGAAGAGCTGTTACGggatcaagatattttgtttgccTTCCGCTAAGAAG GTGACTACAGCAACTCCCTCTACCTCTACATCCGCGTCGGTGAACCCCACGGCGGCGGCACCTGGTTCCTCAGCATCGGGTGGGACTGCAGAAGACCCTCGGGACGATCCCGATGACCCCACACCAGCTTCACCTGCCTGCACATGTTCATGCCCATGTGCGCGATGTACCAACGAAGTTATCGCCGTCCCGAAGACTGCTGGTTTGCAAGGTCTTAACACCTGGTTAATGAAGCAAGATACTACCAAAGCTGAGATTTTGTGGTGTATCTATTGTGTAACGAGCCATACTTCTTTGTCTTCTGGGGGCAAGGCAGTGCAGTTATTTCCCACAATGTTCCCAGATAGTATGATTGCTGCAAAAATGGAATTGGGTCGGAACAAAATCGCCTATTCACTTGTACATGGTTTAGCCCCACATTTCCATGATGTTATCACATCTAAGTTAACCAAACTGGATTTTGTGGTAGTTTTATTTGACGAGAGTCTCAATAAGTGTAGCCAGAAGACTCAAATGGATcttgccattaaattttggtgtgatGATCAAAATGAAACGGTGACGAAATATTATGATTCAGTGTTCCTGGGTCGCTCAAGGGCGACTGATCTCATATCGGCATACTGCACAGCAATTCCTAGAAGTGTGCAGTCTCATGTGCTTATGGTTGGCATGGATGGCCCGAATGTTAATGTCAAGTTCCTGAAAGATCTCCagatttatatgaaaacagaGTTTGGTGAGGATGAGCCACTGCTGCTGCTCATGGGGTCCTGTGGTTTgcacgtagttcataattccttcAAAGAGGGGGTTAGTAAGTGTGGCTGGAATATTGTCATGTTTCTCAGGGCCttatacaatatatttaagaatgtgCCTGCCCGTCGCAGTAAGTATACAGAGTGGACAGGCTCTACTACTTTCCCAAATAAGTATTGTGCAGTGAGGTGGTTGAATAATGCACCTGGTGCCgataattgcatcaaaatattgccaaacgtaaaaacttttattgaaaaagtgagaactggacctgaagaggataaaataaaatctgccGGCTTCTTGTATGTTGCAAAAGCTGTTGAAGATAAGATGTTGGGGCCTAAGTTAGCCTTCTTCTCATATGTTGCAAGACTTGTTGAGCCATTCTTGACTACTTATCAAACCAATGACCCAATGGCGCCGTTCTTGCACACGGACCTGTCGAACTTAGTGTCGAACCTGCTTAGACATTTTGTCAAGAATGATTATGTAAATCGAAAGTCAGATGTATGTAAAGTTGACATTACCAATGAAGacaatctgattcctgtgaagaacttcaattttagtttttctgtaaAGGACGCTCTCAAAAAAGTAcaagtatctactccagaaaTGCTGAAGTTCAAGGAGGAGTGTGTGCTCCTGCTGAAGGCTATGGttagtaaaattcttgaaaaggcTCCCTTGAATTACAAACTCTGCAGAGCCATAACTTTTTGTGACCCAGAACTGATTTCACATTCCAAAACTGCCGTTTCTACTCGACTGAACGGCTTCTTGGAACAACTGCACAGCCGCAATTGGCTTCCTGCAAGTGAGTGCGACACTATTTTGTCTGACTTTAAGGTGCTCTGTGACAAACAAGTATTTGCTAACGCCTGTCAAGAATATGATCGTCAGAGGCAGAGACTAGATCATTTCTGGAGAGGTATCTGGGATCGTTATAAGTGCTCAGATGGTTTAGTGAAAGTGATTAAAATGGCTCTGATCATAAGCCATGGCCAAGCTTTCATCGAGCGTGGCTTCTCCATCAATAAGGAGATAATAGTAGAGAACCAATTAGATATGTCTTTGGTGGCTCAGCGCCAAGTGTACGACTCAGTCAACGCTGCTGGTGgcgtagaaaacataaaaatatctgctgAAATGATCAACAGATTTCGGCACGCGCGCTCCGAGTATGAAGAAGCAAAGAAGCAGCGCCGATCTGAGGACGCTGAGGTCGAAAAAAAAAGGACCCATGAGAAGATGATTGGAACTGAAGTTAAGGAGCTTCAAGCCAAAAAGATGAAAGTGTTAGCATCAAGCCAGAAGGAGGCTGATGccattgatgaagaaataaaaaagttgactggtactttctaa
- the LOC124167205 gene encoding uncharacterized protein LOC124167205 isoform X2 codes for MLRPISSLVMVGGKQTYWNEDWSKELHFSCFSPKTSTALKHGLPEGKPTSFYCSVCCKTNQLGNMGRGALTKHLSSTHHNTAVENKKSCYGIKIFCLPSAKKVTTATPSTSTSASVNPTAAAPGSSASGGTAEDPRDDPDDPTPASPACTCSCPCARCTNEVIAVPKTAGLQGLNTWLMKQDTTKAEILWCIYCVTSHTSLSSGGKAVQLFPTMFPDSMIAAKMELGRNKIAYSLVHGLAPHFHDVITSKLTKLDFVVVLFDESLNKCSQKTQMDLAIKFWCDDQNETVTKYYDSVFLGRSRATDLISAYCTAIPRSVQSHVLMVGMDGPNVNVKFLKDLQIYMKTEFGEDEPLLLLMGSCGLHVVHNSFKEGVSKCGWNIVMFLRALYNIFKNVPARRSKYTEWTGSTTFPNKYCAVRWLNNAPGADNCIKILPNVKTFIEKVRTGPEEDKIKSAGFLYVAKAVEDKMLGPKLAFFSYVARLVEPFLTTYQTNDPMAPFLHTDLSNLVSNLLRHFVKNDYVNRKSDVCKVDITNEDNLIPVKNFNFSFSVKDALKKVQVSTPEMLKFKEECVLLLKAMVSKILEKAPLNYKLCRAITFCDPELISHSKTAVSTRLNGFLEQLHSRNWLPASECDTILSDFKVLCDKQVFANACQEYDRQRQRLDHFWRGIWDRYKCSDGLVKVIKMALIISHGQAFIERGFSINKEIIVENQLDMSLVAQRQVYDSVNAAGGVENIKISAEMINRFRHARSEYEEAKKQRRSEDAEVEKKRTHEKMIGTEVKELQAKKMKVLASSQKEADAIDEEIKKLTGTF; via the exons ATGCTGAGGCCCATTTCGTCTCTAGTCATGGTCGGGGGAAAGCAGACGTATTGGAACGAGGATTGGTCAAAGGAGCTTCATTTCAGCTGCTTCTCACCAAAGACTTCGACTGCATTAAAGCATGGATTGCCAGAAGGAAAACCAACATCTTTCTACTGCTCGGTGTGCTGCAAGACGAATCAACTCGGCAACATGGGTCGCGGTGCCCTGACTAAACACCTGTCATCAACCCACCACAATACTGCCGTCGAGAACAAGAAGAGCTGTTACGggatcaagatattttgtttgccTTCCGCTAAGAAG GTGACTACAGCAACTCCCTCTACCTCTACATCCGCGTCGGTGAACCCCACGGCGGCGGCACCTGGTTCCTCAGCATCGGGTGGGACTGCAGAAGACCCTCGGGACGATCCCGATGACCCCACACCAGCTTCACCTGCCTGCACATGTTCATGCCCATGTGCGCGATGTACCAACGAAGTTATCGCCGTCCCGAAGACTGCTGGTTTGCAAGGTCTTAACACCTGGTTAATGAAGCAAGATACTACCAAAGCTGAGATTTTGTGGTGTATCTATTGTGTAACGAGCCATACTTCTTTGTCTTCTGGGGGCAAGGCAGTGCAGTTATTTCCCACAATGTTCCCAGATAGTATGATTGCTGCAAAAATGGAATTGGGTCGGAACAAAATCGCCTATTCACTTGTACATGGTTTAGCCCCACATTTCCATGATGTTATCACATCTAAGTTAACCAAACTGGATTTTGTGGTAGTTTTATTTGACGAGAGTCTCAATAAGTGTAGCCAGAAGACTCAAATGGATcttgccattaaattttggtgtgatGATCAAAATGAAACGGTGACGAAATATTATGATTCAGTGTTCCTGGGTCGCTCAAGGGCGACTGATCTCATATCGGCATACTGCACAGCAATTCCTAGAAGTGTGCAGTCTCATGTGCTTATGGTTGGCATGGATGGCCCGAATGTTAATGTCAAGTTCCTGAAAGATCTCCagatttatatgaaaacagaGTTTGGTGAGGATGAGCCACTGCTGCTGCTCATGGGGTCCTGTGGTTTgcacgtagttcataattccttcAAAGAGGGGGTTAGTAAGTGTGGCTGGAATATTGTCATGTTTCTCAGGGCCttatacaatatatttaagaatgtgCCTGCCCGTCGCAGTAAGTATACAGAGTGGACAGGCTCTACTACTTTCCCAAATAAGTATTGTGCAGTGAGGTGGTTGAATAATGCACCTGGTGCCgataattgcatcaaaatattgccaaacgtaaaaacttttattgaaaaagtgagaactggacctgaagaggataaaataaaatctgccGGCTTCTTGTATGTTGCAAAAGCTGTTGAAGATAAGATGTTGGGGCCTAAGTTAGCCTTCTTCTCATATGTTGCAAGACTTGTTGAGCCATTCTTGACTACTTATCAAACCAATGACCCAATGGCGCCGTTCTTGCACACGGACCTGTCGAACTTAGTGTCGAACCTGCTTAGACATTTTGTCAAGAATGATTATGTAAATCGAAAGTCAGATGTATGTAAAGTTGACATTACCAATGAAGacaatctgattcctgtgaagaacttcaattttagtttttctgtaaAGGACGCTCTCAAAAAAGTAcaagtatctactccagaaaTGCTGAAGTTCAAGGAGGAGTGTGTGCTCCTGCTGAAGGCTATGGttagtaaaattcttgaaaaggcTCCCTTGAATTACAAACTCTGCAGAGCCATAACTTTTTGTGACCCAGAACTGATTTCACATTCCAAAACTGCCGTTTCTACTCGACTGAACGGCTTCTTGGAACAACTGCACAGCCGCAATTGGCTTCCTGCAAGTGAGTGCGACACTATTTTGTCTGACTTTAAGGTGCTCTGTGACAAACAAGTATTTGCTAACGCCTGTCAAGAATATGATCGTCAGAGGCAGAGACTAGATCATTTCTGGAGAGGTATCTGGGATCGTTATAAGTGCTCAGATGGTTTAGTGAAAGTGATTAAAATGGCTCTGATCATAAGCCATGGCCAAGCTTTCATCGAGCGTGGCTTCTCCATCAATAAGGAGATAATAGTAGAGAACCAATTAGATATGTCTTTGGTGGCTCAGCGCCAAGTGTACGACTCAGTCAACGCTGCTGGTGgcgtagaaaacataaaaatatctgctgAAATGATCAACAGATTTCGGCACGCGCGCTCCGAGTATGAAGAAGCAAAGAAGCAGCGCCGATCTGAGGACGCTGAGGTCGAAAAAAAAAGGACCCATGAGAAGATGATTGGAACTGAAGTTAAGGAGCTTCAAGCCAAAAAGATGAAAGTGTTAGCATCAAGCCAGAAGGAGGCTGATGccattgatgaagaaataaaaaagttgactggtactttctaa